A single region of the Dermacentor albipictus isolate Rhodes 1998 colony unplaced genomic scaffold, USDA_Dalb.pri_finalv2 scaffold_61, whole genome shotgun sequence genome encodes:
- the LOC139053054 gene encoding tRNA (guanine(37)-N(1))-methyltransferase-like: protein MDDHFHLCRFEFDFADVYWNPRLCTEHSRVIDLLRHGDVLYDIFAGVGPFAIPAARKGCTVIANDLNPHSYTWLNHNVTLNKVSDRVTTYNMDGREFIRKVMGETLVEHLADDRHVHICMNLPAHATEFLDAFVGLLSGRENLNKEVKNCHVKIHCYCFVRGVEGVTGAKQKVEEGLGRPVERDVQVSFVRNVAPNKDMMRASFNLSLNILCALDCSPAKRCKLEEEVQGTQVGVVGME from the coding sequence ATGGATGATCACTTCCATCTCTGCAGGTTCGAGTTTGACTTTGCGGATGTGTACTGGAACCCACGGCTTTGCACTGAGCACTCACGTGTCATCGACCTTCTGCGCCATGGTGATGTCTTGTACGATATCTTTGCTGGTGTCGGACCGTTTGCCATTCCCGCTGCGCGCAAGGGCTGCACAGTCATTGCGAATGACCTGAACCCGCACTCGTATACCTGGCTAAATCACAATGTGACCCTCAACAAAGTGTCAGACAGGGTGACCACCTACAACATGGATGGACGCGAGTTTATCCGGAAAGTTATGGGAGAGACCCTTGTTGAGCACTTAGCAGATGACAGGCACGTGCACATCTGTATGAACCTCCCAGCGCACGCAACAGAATTCTTAGATGCATTTGTGGGACTGCTGTCGGGAAGAGAGAATTTGAACAAGGAGGTGAAAAACTGTCACGTGAAAATCCACTGCTACTGCTTCGTGAGGGGTGTGGAGGGCGTGACTGGTGCCAAACAGAAAGTGGAAGAAGGGCTCGGGCGACCGGTGGAGAGGGACGTGCAGGTGTCATTTGTGCGCAACGTTGCACCAAACAAGGACATGATGCGGGCATCGTTTAACCTCTCGTTGAACATCTTGTGCGCTCTCGACTGCTCGCCAGCGAAGAGGTGCAAGCTGGAAGAGGAAGTGCAAGGAACGCAAGTTGGTGTTGTTGGAATGGAATAA